A single Colias croceus chromosome 10, ilColCroc2.1 DNA region contains:
- the LOC123694807 gene encoding uncharacterized protein LOC123694807 has protein sequence MFINGVEVINSRLENITLNHLEQNEMHPNSEKPPSPKAKLPLLHLTPSGSNERKEGTPPQKIDNPWLLRVQDNIPNTPPPRTEKPSNFFPHRIG, from the exons ATGTTTATAAACGGTGTCGAAGTTATTAACTCGCGATTGGAAAACATTACGCTAAATCACCTGGAACAAA ACGAAATGCATCCTAATTCAGAAAAACCGCCAAGCCCGAAAGCGAAGTTGCCTCTGCTTCACCTAACACCTTCCGGCAGCAATGAAAGAAAGGAAGGAACGCCACCCCAGAAGATAGACAACCCATGGCTACTGAGAGTCCAGGACAATATCCCGAACACACCACCACCGCGAACTGAGAAACCGAGCAACTTTTTCCCTCACAGAATTGGATAA